The sequence below is a genomic window from Halosolutus gelatinilyticus.
GCGGAGTGAGCGGCGTCTCGGCGGGAGGAACGGCCGCTCAGATGAGCGATCGGATCGTATCCGCGACCGACTCGGGGTCCGGTCCGAGCACGTAAGTAATGGGTTCGATCCCCATGCCGCCGGTCTGGTACAGCACGGTCGCGTCCGGTTCGGCGTCGAGCGCGTCGGCGACGCTCGAGGCGACGTCCTCGGCCTCGTCGAACTCGGCGGTCACGTGACCGCGGTCGGTCAACTCCGCGAGCAGTTTCGGGTCGTACCTGATGTTGATCCCCGCGGAGACGTCCGCGCCCGATCGCCGTGCCGCGAGCAGGACCGTCGCGACGTGTTCGGAGACGCCGAACTCGGGATCGGCCGGCACCGTCGCCTTCCCCTTCACGTCGAAGATGCGGCCGGGGACGCCGGCGACGTCGTCGATGCCCTCGGCGTCGGGGGTGCACGCGACCAGGTTCGAGCCGACGGCGGGGATCAACCCGGCGAAGCCGCTCGCGTTCTCCAGGATGCGCAGCC
It includes:
- a CDS encoding thiamine-phosphate synthase family protein gives rise to the protein MQFVEEIVVDEFLPTVRSLLAGALRDRGLTQSEVADVLGISQSAVSKYAHGDVTVNDRIANDRRVEALVDELADGLAAGDVRPVRALIEIEVLIRELETGGDLLAQLHEEAVPELADHGESFRVHDPESDLRTSERVLSSLRRGLRILENASGFAGLIPAVGSNLVACTPDAEGIDDVAGVPGRIFDVKGKATVPADPEFGVSEHVATVLLAARRSGADVSAGINIRYDPKLLAELTDRGHVTAEFDEAEDVASSVADALDAEPDATVLYQTGGMGIEPITYVLGPDPESVADTIRSLI